Below is a genomic region from Trichoderma asperellum chromosome 2, complete sequence.
GGCAACACCACGGAGAATGTTGGCACCGGCACCGTTGAAGAGGGACTTGACACCGTTCTTGGCAATGATCTGGCGGGCAGCATCGAAGGAGTTCTTGTACTTGACGGCCTCACCGGAAGTCATCATCATTCGTCGTCGGATAGTGTCAAGAGGGTAGGCAGCGATACCGGCACCAGTGGTGACGCACCATCCGAGAGCGAAAGAGGCAAGGAAGTTGTTGGCGAGGGAACCGACGAGCAGAACAGGCTTGATGGAGTCGTACATGCCGAAGTAGAGACCACGGTAGACGATGATACCAGCGACGGAGGGCATGAAACCACGGTAGAGACCGGCAATACCGTCAGAGGCGAGGGTCTTGCGGTAGACATCAACGAGACCGTTGAACTGACGCTCACCGCCCTTCTTGGCGGACTTGGCGTCGTTGGCCAGACGGGTACGGGCGTAGTCGAGAGAGTAGACGAAAAGCATAGAAGTGGCACCAGCAGCCTGGTAGTGGCCGTCAGCACTGAGCATGTGAAATTGAGGGGTTATTTGccaggggaaaaaaaacttacacCACCAGAGGCCAGGTTACCAAGCATCCACATGCCGTAGCCATCACGGTCCTTCTTGAAGCCGAACATCTTCTTGAACTTGTCACGGAAAGCGAAGTTCAGGGCCTGGGTAGGGAAGTATCGGATGACGTTGGCAGTGTTACCACGCCACAGGGAGAGAACACCCTCATCGGCAGCAGTGCGCTTGAAGCACTCGCCAATGCCAGTGTAGCGGCGGTCAAGACGGCCAGCCTTGATCATCTCATCCTATTGCGATAATTAGAGACGCAGGTTCCCAAAAGTCAATTGATCATAAAAGGGGGGACAAACCTGGTTCTGGATAAGAAGCTTGACACGCTCGATGGGGGCAGCAGCGGTCTTGGAGACGGCAGCGGAAACACCACCCACTATTCACAATATGTCAGTCCCATCTCTCGAAATTCCACGCGAGCCGCGAATCTCTATTGTTCTTAACCGCCTAAGCATCGAAGAATGACTTACTCAGGAAGTCCGCAACGAAGGGCTGTGAGGTAAAGAGTTAGCGGTCAGGTACAAATGCGTAGCGACTGGATAGAAAAAATTTTCCATCCTAAGCACACTCTGGAAATTCCTCGAGACTGAGAGTGAGGCCCAGATAGCCATCGATACGCAACATTTCAATGTCATCCGGATGGTTCAATTGAGGATGCTGGCAAAATATCGCTCGGAGTCGTCTCGGAATCTCACAGCGCGCACTTTATCTGGAGGAGATGATTGAGGCAGAGTCGACTTACCGGCATGCCCAGGACCTTTTGAGGCTTCTCAGACATTGTGACTGAAGTATACACGCTTTCccggaaaaaaagaaaggattgaggggagatggagatgaaaggaagaagaggagaatgatGGGGGGAGCCGAGCGAAATAAATTCTGCACCGACGGGCGAATGGCTTTTcgggggagggaaaaaaaattgcggCGGGTCTCCAAGGggacacttttttttttttcagagcGAATCTTTCCGGCCGCACTAGCGCTGCACGCTGGGCCGCGCTGCTTTTGCCATCCACGGCAACGAGAGCAACTACAGCGGGTGGCAGCCTCTTGCAGCCTCAGGCAAACGATCGCGTAGGGGCCGTGCCAGCGGCCTAACGCCCCCGGAGTTGGCTACGTTCAGGCGCCCAGGAGATCTGCGCCAATTTTTtcttgaatttttttctcgACTCCCTTTGGGCTGCACTGTGCTGTGCCACAGCGCAACTCTGCCCTGTTTACACGTACCCGATTCGCCCCGATCTTCTATGCCGCCGAAGCCACCCGCCAGTGCAAAGTTCCAACCTGCCTATTCCTGGAGTCGCCGAGGCAGCCATAAAACGATGGAGGTATCTGTCTGCCCCCGTACTCCGTGTGTTGCACAGACTCTTTGCACGTTCTGGACATGCTCGTCACCGCTTTAGAATGGATTCTTGCAGGCACCTCGTGTCAGGAGTACTCCATACCAACCTGCAAGTCCAGCTGGCAAGCGAGTGAAAAGGCGAGATGTACAAATATGGCTCGTCTTTTTTTAGCCGCACGGCCTTGGGCCTTGCAGCCATCATATGGCACCAATGCTTAGGTCACAAGCCAACCCGCCCTAAATCTCTAAGTGGtcataggaaaaaaaatttatctTAAAGGATTTGAAGAACAGGGCTTAGCGGACATCCCGGGCTGGTGTTCTAACTGACACTGTCGAGGCAAAGAAAGCAGCCACCCCGAAGATGTTCTTCTCTCACGTCTTGCCACACCGTCGACGCCGATCTGACCGGCCGTGGGCAGCCATCCCGCACACTCCGGCTCCACCGCTTCAAGGGAGACCGAAGACTCCAGCCTTGATAGCAGGCGACATGGGCACTATCGGCCTTGGTTCCAGCGTTGCCGATGCGTATCTACCGTAGGAGACTCCTTATCAGGGGCACTGGGGCGACAAACCTCTCTCAAAACTCTAACCATTTCTTGCACGGCCACTTctgctaaaaataataatacgcCATGCCCGTTAAactagaagagaaaaggatgcATGTTTCCTCATTCCGTAATGAGACTCGTGCTTCAAGTCCACATTCGTTCTTGAGCAGACGTGGCCTCGCATAACTCTGTCTCAGGTTGTGGACCTTGATAGCGGTGCCGCATCAAGTGGAAAGTAACCAAATTCGCTAATAAGAGTTGATTGGTATGGGACTTGCAGACTTGCTAATCCACAATTGCCTATCCTTGGGCGAATTGAAAATCTCGACATGTAAAACCCGGCGACATAGAGAGGATACACTCTTCGCTCGTCGAATATTAAGCACGGTAGTCTGGCATAGCGAACAAGTTTCACGTGCTTTAGCCTCTGCTGTAGTAGAGAAAGGGGGGCGGAGAAGGGCTAAGGGCGTGACTTGCAGAAGGGTAAGTCTAATTGGTCAATACACAACGAGACTTGATTGACTGCACCAAGATCCAGCACTAGGTGCCTACTATGAGAACACCAAATTTCTGAAATAATCGACTTATGATGTACAGATGCTGTAAATTACGAAACCGACAACCAAGATGCTGGCAAGTATTCAATTCTTTGTAGCCTGAGTGTAGTCTTCAAAATGCATGTCCTCCATAGTACCTATGTCGTGATAAATGCAGGGAAGGTGAGTACTAGATAGGGCTAAGGAGAAAATGTAATGTACTAAGCGCATATTTCAAGCGATATATGGCATGCAGCGCATTTGATATGTAGTACTGAGCACACGTAATGATAGATGAGGGACGCATTCTTTCAATTGAGTGACGACATCGATTGCACAAcgcggtggcagcagcgaACTGATATATTCTAATATAGACTCATCACATTAATTTCGTGACCAAGTCATGTGCGTCACACGGTTGTTTGGGACAAGTTGCGTCAGTTTGGTCATTTTTTGAAGTTCTTCATTCCGTAGCCATATGCTAAAGCGTTTCCGATCCCATGAAATGCTACACCGAGCATGAAAAAGCGTCCCAACTAAGGTTTTATGTACCTCatatcatcctcttctctcatggcccattttcttctttgcagaCCAACCAGGCGCCCAAATCTCAAtgctttaactttaaaatatggTGGTAAATTTACTCGCCGATGGCACGGGCTGCACAATTGTTAGTAAactattcttcttttgttgtgCGCGATAGGAGATGGGTGTTTGGGTGAATCGTACTGTAgatcttcatcttgctgtGGGTGATGACAGGCTTGATCATGCCCTTCTCCTCGAGGTCCTTGATGCACTGGCGGGCGAGGGAGCCGTTGATCTTCATTCGGTCGACCAAGACAGCGACGGTGACGAGGCGGTAAGACTGGACATCCTTGTACAGCTTCTCGGAGATGGTCTTGTCGAGGATGACGGCGTGCTGggccttgtccttgaccTTGCCCTTAgaccacttcttcttttgcttctttgctccAGCAGCGGGCGCCTGTAAATTTCACAACATCAGCATCTCTGCGCAGCGATACCATCTCATCATGgtcggcgacggcggcgacggcggtggtggcaTACCATTTTGTCTGTGATGTGCTTAGCTTGGTGACAGAGGAGTGGTAGAGGAAAATGGAATTTTTGGCGACGACTTAGAGTAGCCCTCCCGCTTCAACGGTTTGCCCACTTCCGATTTCACCAGGGCAGCCGAGCCCTAACCGAACGTGGTGCAGGGTACGTACCTAACTTTTCGCGCCATCTGATTCGCCCGGCGCACCCACCACCAAAATTTCCCATTCCACGCCGACCCAAGCCCGCCTTTAACCTCTTGAAAAATCACATCTCGACAATCCGCAATACTAACCGCAGTCCCGCCCCAGCACCGGAACACTCGACTGCAAATTAGCCAAGATGTCTGACGGCGGTGAAATCGAGATCGAAAACTCTGTCGTGACCGACGTCCTCCCCAAGGATGTTGTCAAGGAGGTCGGCAACGTCAAGCTGTTCAACAAGTGGGACTACGATGTCGAGGTCCGCGACATCTCTCTGACGTACGTTCGATATCGCGAATGAGGCGAAATaggaagacagaaaaaaatccGAATATTTCGCCAAAACACTCGAGGAGACATGTTTGTGCTGATGGATTGATCAAATAGCGACTACATTTCCCTGCGAAACCCCGTCTACGTCACCCACTCTGCCGGCCGATATGCCGTCAAGCGATTCCGCAAGGCCAACTGCCCTATCATTGAGCGATTGACCAACTCTCTGATGATGCACGGCCGCAACAAcggcaagaagctgatggCTGTCCGCATTGTCGCCCACGCCTTCGAGATCGTACGTACTTTACGCGCGCCCCCCGACAACTGTGTGCAAGAATGACAGGAGAttgtcaatttttttttttgctatgTCTTTGCTAACAACGGTTTCTACTCCAGATTCACCTCATGACCGACCAGAACCCCATCCAGGTTGCCGTTGACGCCATTGTCAACTGCGGTCCCCGTGAAGACTCTACCCGAATTGGCTCTGCCGGTACCGTCCGTCGTCAGGCCGTCGATGTCTCCCCCCTGAGGAGAGTCAACCAGGCCATTGCCCTGCTCACCACCGGTGCCCGTGAGGCTGCTTTCCGAAACGTCAAGTCCATTGCTGAGTGCTTGGCTGAGGAGCTGATCAACGCCGCCAagggcagcagcaactcatacgctatcaagaagaaggacgagcTGGAGCGTGTCGCCAAGTCCAACCGATAAAGGTTGTGCGGTGGGTACCTGGCTGGATGGAGTGTGTGGCTTTTGGCGTGGATCAGGCATTTTTCAGAATTGCATTTTGCGTTCGGGTCTGGGAACGCGGACATGGATTTATTTCAGATGGCTCCTAGAGtctgaataaaaaaagctgggCTCAAAAATGGGGCTGTTATGAATCATGCCTTTTGTGTCTCTAATTACCATATTTTTCTTATCTGTGATCATAAGAGAGAgaccaaaacaaaaatgcAACATACGGCATCAAATAAAGGGAAtatcattttttttagttaattgtGAGCGAGAGACTCTTTATCTGTTTGTGAAACGTGATCTCTATTCTAATACGCAATCATCCCatgtttcctttctttctttctttctttctttctttctttctttctttcttcttctttctttcctcccttGCCATTACATCAtattgctgctggcggtAGCTACGCCGAAATTTGTATATCCTTTGGACCAATCTCTAGACGCAAAAACATTCCCACATGAGGGATGCCTTCTTCCCACCATTTGCCCATCCCCTCGTCAATCTCAAATCCCCATTTTGCCCATGCGCTGGCGACCTGTTCTTGTGCATGAACGCAAAGGAGACCTCGCCACTGCGGCGCTTCGGTTTCTGTAGACGCTCCCATTTGCTCAAGGCCCAATTCCCGAATACTCGGGTCGAAAAAGGATGGATTCTTTTTTATCCACTCGAGTGCATTCCGCACAAGCTGGCCTGCAAAGCGGTAGCCACGATAGTCCTTTATAACGGCCAATCTGCCAAGCTTAATGTATGGCTCCTTGCCATCGTGAAACGTCGTTGGTCGATCATGAACGAACTGGCGAGCTGACGGTGCGCTGTTATTGGTGGCATTGCCTTCATCGCCCTTCAATACTCCATTCCAGTAATCTCCACCCGGCTTTGGATGAGGCTCATGAGGGAAGGGGACCATTCGGATGGTTCCCACGGGAGTGCTTCGAGTGGAGCTCTTGCGCGGCCGCACAATGTCACCTTCTTCGTTTCTGACCTCTGGCACTTCTGTCTTGTTGACGCTGACATAAATGACCCAGTGGCACGATCGCGGGTCATCGGCATCGAATTCGTTTTCGCCGGGAACATTTTGCTCTTTGACGAAGACCTCTTCGCGAACTTCCATTGCGTCGAGGAACGTCTTTGGGATTGTTGATGGAAGCGACTCTCGGGGAACGCCTAGCTGGAACCCTTCGAGCTTGCTAGGCTCGAGGAGGCTAATGAAGGGAGTTCCCATTGCGTTTGCGTGGGGGATGGTTATTTGGATTTCTTGAGTGGTAGAGAAATGACGACAAGGCGGTGATGCTTATTATGCAGCTCTATAACTCCGTCTTTAATGAGGACGCCCATttaaagggagaaaaaaaggttacAGTTTGGATGTTTCTAAAGTGCGGGTCTATATGGAAAGCCTAAGGATCTTATAAAGTTATGCTACGTGCCGCCACAACGCACGTggcttttatctttatttgaGTCATAATAGCAGAAAGTGAATTGATATCGGAGCGAGATGAGCCAAGAGCGCAGTCACTGGTGCTAGAGTGAAGTGTGTCTGATAGGGCCTAAAATGCAGGGCGCATTGCCGGATCACACAAGGCGCAGAGATGCTGATCAGTGCCGCTAGCTAATTTAGAGCTCAATGCCGGTTGAGCTAAAACGGCCAGACTGGTTTGTTGCTACTACTGCACCTATTTCTAAAATTCACACGATGCTATGCATGCACGCGTTGCTTTTTAGGGAATCTAAGGTACATGATATACTGGCAAAATTTCAACTTCCAGTCAATTTGATGTACCATTTATTCATAACAGAGTCCACGGGTCTTAAACTTGTCTAGTAATTTATGACCAGCAATATGCGCGCAGAGAGCCAATTATGAGCTTGAGGGAGCTCCATATAGGGATGTAGCTCTGTGCATGGAAGAACGTGTATGAGACTTCGTGCTTAGGTCGATGTTCTCATTTTGAATGACAAAGTCCTACTGTCACTATCAATCGGTTCTTTCAAACTCCAGGGCTTGCGTCAGAAGGGAGACGTCATGGAAATTGATACCTGCTGGGTTGTTAGTTCGCTCATACCTAAGTACCTACTATAGATACTAAAGTATTGGTGCTCAGTTCCAAAGAGGGCAAAAGATATAAGCATCTCAAGCAACATCAACACGCTGGCAAGTAAAATAGTCTCCATTATTACACAGCTTGCCAATTCATGGTTATGACGTCACATGGGATTCATTCTGTCATCACACGTGTATCAGCTTTCATGCAGTCTTCTGCGCTTACATGTAGTGCGTGCATATGGGACTTTCAGAGCTTTACAGTTAGTATCGTCTGCCTAAGATAGGTATTTCATAAACACAGAAATTGATACTCTTGTCGACATTGCAATGCTATCAGCACTGCTATGCCGGGAAATCGGGGGTtgttccatcttcatctttctctttttggtAGTTTAACTACTCCATCCATGGCTGTAGATTCTTATTGGAATTGTGGAGGCCCGTGAGTTAGAAAGCTACGGCAACCTGTGACATGTACTTACACACATCACCTAAACGCGGCTGAGACTGCCGCGACCGGATATGTCACTTTGGAAAGTacaagatgcagcagcactatCAAATTACGCTGCAGTATTAGTTACACGacataattttttttgggcgTAATACTTATTCGAAAACCTGCCGTAGCCATATCGTCTTCACGCTCACGGGTAGCACAATCATGAAACAAGAACACTTTAGCCTAATAGTGGTCTGAGCACACCCAGTTCGATCAACTAACAACACACGTACAGAGTTGCACTTGTACGAAACACTACCTAGTAATGTAATGCTACAATGTGAATGTGTATTAGTATGGAGTACATAATCGATAAGCGACAGGTTTGATTGCCAGCAAGGGTCAGGGGTAGGAGATCAAAAGATCGACTGCGGAATACGGAGTAACCAGAGAAATTACAGCTATGGAGAGCAGAAAGGAGACGACTGCTCCCGGCGGGCTGGCTCGATGGGGATTCTAACGCCAAAGACCCAGGGAGATCGGCCTGATGAGAAAGAGATGCACTTGTAATACTGAGGCTAACCGCAGCTGAGCATATAAAACACCTTCGGTGCCAGATGTAGAATGTGCTCGTCCACCCAGTTAAACATGTAACGCGCGGCTCACATTAAGCCGTACTGGTAGTTTGAATGAGAAATCCGACATGTTGCGAGTCGAATTGATAATGAGCGTGGCGCAAAAGGGACGAGTTAATATTGCTGCTGGACGGACGGCGAGACTTTCCTCCCGGTGTTATCTACGCTCATTGCTTTTAGCCGATCCATGGCCTCACTGCCTGATTGGTGGCACCGGCCATTTATACTTTGCACCGACAGGAGGCTGCGGCCTAACTGCCACCAGACGGGTAAGACTGCATGCTCCCATGGAGTTCATTCTGCAACGGCAGCGCGTTCGCCGCGGCGCGAGCTAAGGATGAGGTGCGAACGTGCCTGGCAGCTAACCCGCGCCCTTGGAGGAGGTGGCATCCACTGGGAGATGCCCCCGTACAAGGCCCCCCAAGCCCCCCGTACAATGAGCCCACCACTGCCTCCTAGCGGCCTCTGCAGCGGGGCTCCGGCATCCACCACCGCTACAACGACCGACCTCTGGTACCTGATAGCGGCGGCCCAGACAAGCCCATCGAATCGAGAGACACGACATCAAAGCAGGGCCTGGAAATTTCCCCTCGCTGAACCAATCTGccacatttttttctttcttgtttgaGAGTTTGGGCTACAGCTTCGTTTTCGTTCGTTTGGGCAAGCTTTGGACGGCACGGGGCATCCTGGTAATAGAATTCGCATCTTGCATTCTGATCAGCGTTGGGCGGATGCTTTATTTGCGCTATCGAATCGCTATCTTTCCCGCCAGTGTGCATAATTTCTTCGTGTTTGCTCAGGGGTTCTCGAACGGGCAGCCGCCCATCTGCCGGCGTTTTGCAACGAGCTGCACACATTGTCAGCCTTCTAGAAAATTCTCGTCTGCTTCACTTTCATTTCTCTTGCTGTAGGTCGCGCCGCTGGCCCCCGAGCTTCGTTATTTACTGAGCATTTCTGGCCTAGGTCCCACGATATATCCGCACTCTCGCGCTGAAGGTTGAAGCTTGATGCGGTCGCAACTTCCATCCACCAGCGCATTGTTTCGCCAAGCCTTGCCAATCAGCAAGCCGCTGCGTCTGACGAAATAATTATCGCTGTTCTCCGACTCAAATCAACGTTGTTTTCTTTGCAGGAGGCCAATATCCTGAGCTTCAATGCCCTGGCAGCCTCTCCCCCGGATCGCCTTCGCCATCGCGACCTACCCATTCGAAGCCGCGAACCCGGCCGACCTCCCTCTCGAAATTGGCGATGAGCTGTACATAATTGAAGAGACGCCAGATGGCAACTGGCTGCGCGGCTACCTGGTGGCGCCACCAAGTCTGCTTGCTGGCCTAACTTCCGTCAAAGGGCAAACGTTGGAAGCTCGCGTCTTCAGCGGCATCTTTCCGAGAAGCTGTGTGGAAGTTCGAGAGCTGCTCGGCGAATCAGATGAAAGACACGATGATGATTCTGCAAGTGATAGCGGCATTGACGATCGGCCAGGCAGCGACTCTGCCAAAAGCGGCATCACCAATGGCATAGAGCCAATTACAAAGCTGAGCGAGGAGAAGGCTCCTGATTCGAGCCAATGGAAGAGATCTTTGCAAAGCTTCACAGCTGATGCCGCTAAGAATCTCTCTATCCCTGTGCGTAGAGATCCTAATGCGCCTCGACCGCCAGCGCCCGTTCCGATGCTCAAGATTGGCGATGAGACGCCCACCTCAGCGGATGAGCCACTTGTCGACGAAATCGCGTCGTGCCTGCGAGAGTGGCATTCGAAATATTTACATGAGTTGCTCCTTTCTCGACAGTATGCAAAACTTGACAAGCTGTCACAACTTGTGACCTCTCTCAATCTTCATCGCCAACAATTTCTCTATAATGTTCTTACCGCGCACGAATACGACCGATTGCGAGAGAAAACAGTCTGGGACCTCGTCACAGTCAACAAGCTCTGTGG
It encodes:
- a CDS encoding uncharacterized protein (TransMembrane:3 (o115-138i180-199o219-240i)); its protein translation is MSEKPQKVLGMPPFVADFLMGGVSAAVSKTAAAPIERVKLLIQNQDEMIKAGRLDRRYTGIGECFKRTAADEGVLSLWRGNTANVIRYFPTQALNFAFRDKFKKMFGFKKDRDGYGMWMLGNLASGGAAGATSMLFVYSLDYARTRLANDAKSAKKGGERQFNGLVDVYRKTLASDGIAGLYRGFMPSVAGIIVYRGLYFGMYDSIKPVLLVGSLANNFLASFALGWCVTTGAGIAAYPLDTIRRRMMMTSGEAVKYKNSFDAARQIIAKNGVKSLFNGAGANILRGVAGAGVLSIYDQLQVLLFGKAFSGGSG
- the RPS25 gene encoding 40S ribosomal protein S25 (BUSCO:EOG092D4X9E), translating into MAPAAGAKKQKKKWSKGKVKDKAQHAVILDKTISEKLYKDVQSYRLVTVAVLVDRMKINGSLARQCIKDLEEKGMIKPVITHSKMKIYTRAIGE
- the RPS5 gene encoding 40S ribosomal protein uS7; translation: MSDGGEIEIENSVVTDVLPKDVVKEVGNVKLFNKWDYDVEVRDISLTDYISLRNPVYVTHSAGRYAVKRFRKANCPIIERLTNSLMMHGRNNGKKLMAVRIVAHAFEIIHLMTDQNPIQVAVDAIVNCGPREDSTRIGSAGTVRRQAVDVSPLRRVNQAIALLTTGAREAAFRNVKSIAECLAEELINAAKGSSNSYAIKKKDELERVAKSNR
- a CDS encoding uncharacterized protein (EggNog:ENOG41), which encodes MGTPFISLLEPSKLEGFQLGVPRESLPSTIPKTFLDAMEVREEVFVKEQNVPGENEFDADDPRSCHWVIYVSVNKTEVPEVRNEEGDIVRPRKSSTRSTPVGTIRMVPFPHEPHPKPGGDYWNGVLKGDEGNATNNSAPSARQFVHDRPTTFHDGKEPYIKLGRLAVIKDYRGYRFAGQLVRNALEWIKKNPSFFDPSIRELGLEQMGASTETEAPQWRGLLCVHAQEQVASAWAKWGFEIDEGMGKWWEEGIPHVGMFLRLEIGPKDIQISA